Proteins encoded in a region of the Triticum dicoccoides isolate Atlit2015 ecotype Zavitan chromosome 3A, WEW_v2.0, whole genome shotgun sequence genome:
- the LOC119268285 gene encoding uncharacterized protein LOC119268285 has translation MLLAVEGGGFFSSSASGYSHGLALLLLGRKEEEKPVKVSPWSQYRLVDGEAEHVCHLASTKNQAPRKCAPFICFGSTALELEGASPPKLSSSNTLDSLEEPSRSTKKKVTTNGSITGDERKGCLKSNSKRDSSEHCIVVSEGEEPRESLEEVQTLKSGMERRKVQWTDTCGKELFEIREFEASDGSLSDDELENEGFRKCECVIQ, from the exons ATGCTACTGGCTGTGGAAGGAGGAGGTTTTTTCTCATCGTCAGCTTCAGGATACAGTCATGGCCTCGCTCTTTTGCTGCTTGGACGGAAAGAAGAAGAGAAGCCTGTCAAGGTATCACCATGGAGTCAGTACCGACTAGTCGATGGGGAAGCTGAGCATGTTTGTCATCTGGCTTCCACGAAAAACCAAGCTCCCCGTAAATGTGCTCCCTTCATCTGCTTCGGTAGCACTGCTTTGGAGCTCGAAGGGGCGTCTCCTCCGAAACTGAGTTCAAGCAACACTTTGGACTCTTTGGAGGAGCCATCCCGTTCAACAAAGAAGAAGGTTACCACTAATGGTTCCATAACTGGAGATGAGAGAAAAGGTTGTCTTAAGAGCAACTCAAAAAGGGATTCGTCAGAGCACTGTATAGTGGTGAGTGAAGGTGAAGAACCACGTGAGTCACTGGAAGAGGTGCAAACCTTGAAATCTGGTATGGAACGGAGAAAAGTTCAATGGACTGATACATGTGGAAAGGAGCTTTTTGAGATAAGGGAATTCGAAGCCAG TGATGGAAGTTTGTCAGATGATGAACTGGAAAATGAGGGTTTCAGGAAATGTGAGTGTGTGATTCAGTAG